The following are encoded in a window of Pseudomonas sp. JQ170C genomic DNA:
- a CDS encoding YgiQ family radical SAM protein, with protein sequence MQAAKPLFDYPKYWAECFGPAPFLPMSREEMDQLGWDSCDIIIVTGDAYVDHPSFGMAIIGRLLEAQGFRVGIIAQPNWQSKDDFMKLGEPNLFFGVAAGNMDSMINRYTADKKIRSDDAYTPGGMAGKRPDRASLVYSQRCKEAYKHVPIVLGGIEASLRRIAHYDYWQDKVRHSILIDACADILLYGNAERAIVEVAQRLAFGEKIENITDIRGTAFVRRDTPQGWYEVDSTRIDRPGKIDKIINPYVNTQDTQACAIEQEKGPVEDPNEAKVVQILASPRMTRDKTVIRLPSFEKVRGDAVLYAHANRVLHLETNPGNARALVQKHGEVDVWFNPPPIPMTTEEMDYVFGMPYARIPHPAYGKEKIPAYDMIRFSVNIMRGCFGGCTFCSITEHEGRIIQNRSHDSIIREIEEIRDKVPGFTGVISDLGGPTANMYRIACKSPEIESACRKPSCVFPGICPNLNTDHSSLIKLYRSARALPGVKKILIASGLRYDLAVESPEYVKELVTHHVGGYLKIAPEHTEEGPLNQMMKPGIGSYDRFKRMFEKYSKEAGKEQYLIPYFIAAHPGTTDEDMMNLALWLKGNGFRADQVQAFYPSPMASATAMYHSGKNPLRKVTYKSDPVTIVKSEQQRRLHKAFLRYHDPKGWPMLREALERMGRADLIGPGKHQLIPLHQPTTDTYQSARRKNSTPAGSHKVGKEQKILTQHSGLPPRASDGSKPWDKREEAKAAAFARNQEAAKARKDAAKGGKGKKKPARQPVIPR encoded by the coding sequence ATGCAAGCAGCCAAACCACTTTTCGACTATCCCAAGTACTGGGCCGAATGCTTCGGACCAGCACCGTTCCTGCCCATGAGCAGGGAGGAGATGGATCAGCTCGGCTGGGATTCCTGCGACATCATCATCGTGACCGGTGATGCCTACGTCGATCATCCGTCGTTCGGCATGGCGATCATCGGCCGTCTGCTCGAAGCCCAGGGCTTTCGCGTGGGCATCATTGCCCAGCCGAACTGGCAGTCCAAAGACGATTTCATGAAGCTGGGCGAGCCGAATCTGTTCTTCGGCGTCGCGGCCGGCAACATGGACTCGATGATCAACCGCTACACCGCCGACAAGAAGATCCGCTCCGACGACGCCTATACTCCGGGCGGCATGGCCGGCAAGCGTCCTGACCGCGCCAGCCTGGTCTACAGCCAGCGCTGCAAGGAAGCCTACAAGCATGTGCCGATCGTGCTCGGCGGCATCGAGGCTTCCCTGCGCCGGATCGCACACTACGACTACTGGCAGGACAAGGTCCGCCATTCGATCCTGATCGACGCCTGCGCCGATATCCTGCTGTATGGCAACGCCGAGCGGGCCATCGTCGAAGTGGCCCAGCGCCTGGCGTTTGGTGAAAAGATCGAGAACATCACCGACATCCGTGGCACCGCCTTCGTGCGTCGTGACACGCCGCAAGGCTGGTACGAAGTCGACTCCACGCGTATCGACCGTCCGGGCAAGATCGACAAGATCATCAACCCGTACGTGAACACCCAGGACACCCAGGCCTGTGCCATCGAGCAGGAGAAGGGCCCGGTCGAAGATCCGAACGAAGCCAAGGTCGTGCAGATCCTGGCCAGCCCGCGCATGACCCGTGACAAGACGGTCATTCGCCTGCCTTCGTTCGAGAAGGTCCGCGGCGATGCCGTGCTCTATGCCCACGCCAACCGCGTGCTGCACCTGGAGACCAACCCGGGTAACGCTCGCGCCCTGGTGCAGAAGCACGGCGAAGTGGACGTATGGTTCAACCCGCCACCCATTCCGATGACCACCGAAGAAATGGACTACGTGTTCGGCATGCCCTATGCGCGCATTCCGCACCCGGCGTACGGCAAGGAGAAAATCCCGGCCTACGACATGATCCGTTTCTCGGTGAACATCATGCGCGGCTGCTTTGGCGGCTGTACCTTCTGCTCGATCACCGAGCATGAAGGCCGCATCATCCAGAACCGCTCCCACGATTCGATCATTCGTGAGATCGAAGAAATTCGCGACAAAGTGCCAGGCTTTACCGGCGTCATTTCCGACCTCGGTGGCCCGACCGCGAACATGTACCGCATCGCCTGCAAGAGCCCCGAGATCGAGTCGGCGTGCCGCAAGCCGTCGTGCGTGTTCCCGGGGATCTGCCCGAACCTGAACACCGACCATTCGTCGCTGATCAAGCTGTACCGCAGCGCCCGTGCACTGCCGGGTGTGAAGAAGATCCTGATTGCCTCGGGCCTGCGCTACGACCTGGCCGTGGAATCGCCGGAGTACGTCAAGGAGCTGGTCACCCACCACGTGGGCGGCTACCTGAAGATCGCCCCGGAGCACACCGAGGAAGGTCCGCTCAATCAGATGATGAAGCCGGGCATCGGCAGCTACGATCGCTTCAAGCGCATGTTCGAGAAGTACTCGAAAGAGGCGGGCAAGGAGCAGTACCTGATCCCGTACTTCATCGCCGCGCACCCGGGGACCACCGACGAAGACATGATGAACCTGGCCCTGTGGCTCAAGGGCAACGGCTTCCGTGCCGACCAGGTACAGGCTTTCTACCCCTCGCCGATGGCGTCGGCCACTGCGATGTACCACTCGGGCAAGAACCCGCTGCGCAAGGTCACCTACAAGAGCGACCCGGTGACCATCGTCAAGAGCGAGCAGCAGCGCCGTTTGCACAAGGCCTTCCTGCGCTATCACGATCCGAAGGGCTGGCCGATGCTGCGTGAAGCCCTGGAGCGCATGGGCCGTGCCGACCTGATCGGCCCGGGCAAGCACCAGCTGATTCCGCTGCACCAGCCGACCACCGACACCTACCAGAGTGCTCGCCGCAAGAACTCGACCCCGGCGGGAAGCCACAAGGTGGGCAAGGAGCAGAAGATCCTCACCCAGCACAGCGGCTTGCCGCCACGTGCCAGCGACGGCTCCAAGCCGTGGGACAAGCGCGAAGAGGCCAAGGCCGCAGCGTTCGCCCGCAACCAGGAAGCGGCCAAGGCCCGCAAGGATGCCGCCAAAGGCGGCAAGGGCAAGAAAAAGCCCGCTCGCCAGCCGGTCATTCCGCGCTAA
- a CDS encoding transglutaminase family protein produces MSIHVALHHVTEYHYDRAIELGPQIVRLRPAAHSRTRILSYALKVQPAGHFINWQQDPQGNYLARLVFPEKVDNLRVEVDLLAEMAVFNPFDFFLEPYAEQIPFSYGRDERHELTPYLETLPLTPLFSRYLESIERTPQASVDFLVALNQCLSQDIRYLIRLEPGVQTPEHTLESRSGSCRDSAWLLVQLLRHLGLAARFVSGYLIQLKADVKALDGPSGSEEDFTDLHAWCEVYLPGAGWIGLDATSGLFAGEGHIPLACSPDPMSAAPISGLVEPCECDFSHEMSVERLWESPRVTLPYSDEQWQAIVALGRQVDRELKAADVRLTMGGEPTFVAIDDPDGAEWNTTALGANKRRLATALFQRLRSHYAPKGLVHFGQGKWYPGEQLPRWSLNCFWRRDGEPVWNNPALIADETQDHGADSHLAGRFLASVAERLRLPTRYVFPAYEDALYYLWREGGLPSNVRADDARLGDEMERARLRKVFGQGLDRVIGQVLPLARSADEQRWQSGRWFLRDQHCRLVPGDSPLGYRLPLAAQPWVSAAEYPHVHPTDPNQPLGDLPDRDSLANASTGHAVDEHEQQAPKVDASADWLTRTAVCAEPRDGRLYVFMPPLSRLEDYLELVAVIEATAQELHCPVLLEGYEPPADPRLVNFKVTPDPGVIEVNVQPSASWDELVERTEFLYEQARQTRLISEKFMIDGRHTGTGGGNHFVLGGATPADSPFLRRPDLLRSLISYWHNHPSLSYLFSGLFIGPTSQAPRVDEARNDSLYELEIAFAQMPAPGEACAPWLIDRLLRNLLIDVTGNTHRAEFCIDKLYSPDGPAGRLGLLELRAFEMPPHARMSLVQQLLLRALVARFWREPYAPERLTRWGTELHDRFMLAHFIEQDFADVLVELNAAGFALRAEWFAAHLEFRFPKVGDYTVNGIALELRQALEPWHVLGEEGAGGGNVRYVDSSLERLQVKVSGMSADRYRLTCNGVAVPLQPTGRVGEYVAAVRYRAWQPANCLQPTIPVHAPLVFDLLDTWMGRSLGGCQYHVAHPGGRNYDSFPVNANEAQSRRQARFFRLGHSPGALPVPDVRIDAELPFTLDLRRY; encoded by the coding sequence GTGTCGATCCATGTCGCGTTGCACCATGTCACCGAATACCACTATGACCGTGCCATCGAACTGGGTCCGCAAATTGTGCGGCTGCGCCCGGCCGCCCATAGCCGTACGCGCATTCTCTCCTATGCCTTGAAGGTGCAGCCGGCCGGGCACTTCATCAATTGGCAGCAGGACCCCCAGGGTAACTACCTTGCCCGCCTGGTGTTCCCGGAAAAGGTCGACAACTTGCGGGTGGAAGTGGACCTGCTCGCCGAAATGGCGGTGTTCAACCCCTTCGACTTTTTCCTTGAGCCTTACGCCGAGCAGATTCCCTTCAGCTACGGCCGCGATGAACGTCACGAGCTCACGCCCTACCTCGAAACACTGCCGCTGACGCCCCTGTTCTCCCGCTACCTGGAAAGTATCGAGCGTACGCCCCAAGCCAGTGTGGATTTCCTCGTCGCGCTGAACCAGTGCTTGAGCCAGGACATCCGCTACCTGATCCGTCTGGAGCCCGGTGTCCAAACGCCGGAGCACACCCTGGAGAGCCGCTCGGGTTCGTGCCGGGACTCGGCCTGGCTGCTGGTGCAGTTGCTGCGCCACCTGGGGCTGGCGGCACGGTTTGTCTCGGGCTACCTGATCCAGCTCAAGGCAGACGTCAAGGCGCTGGACGGGCCCTCAGGCAGCGAAGAGGATTTCACTGACCTGCACGCCTGGTGCGAGGTTTACCTGCCGGGCGCCGGCTGGATCGGCCTGGACGCGACGTCAGGGCTGTTTGCCGGTGAAGGGCATATTCCGCTGGCCTGTAGCCCTGATCCAATGTCAGCGGCGCCCATCAGCGGCCTGGTCGAGCCCTGTGAGTGCGACTTTTCCCATGAAATGAGCGTGGAACGGCTGTGGGAGTCGCCCCGGGTGACGCTGCCTTACAGCGATGAGCAATGGCAGGCCATCGTCGCCCTGGGCCGTCAGGTCGATAGGGAACTCAAGGCGGCGGACGTGCGCCTGACCATGGGCGGTGAACCCACCTTCGTCGCCATCGACGACCCTGATGGCGCCGAATGGAACACCACGGCGCTGGGGGCGAACAAGCGGCGCCTGGCGACAGCGTTGTTCCAGCGCCTGCGCAGCCATTACGCGCCCAAGGGGCTGGTGCACTTCGGGCAGGGCAAGTGGTACCCGGGCGAGCAGTTGCCGCGCTGGTCGCTGAACTGCTTCTGGCGTCGTGACGGCGAGCCGGTGTGGAACAACCCGGCGCTGATCGCCGACGAGACGCAGGATCATGGCGCCGACAGCCACCTGGCCGGGCGCTTTCTCGCCAGTGTCGCCGAGCGGCTCCGGCTGCCGACCCGCTATGTGTTCCCAGCCTACGAGGACGCGCTGTATTACCTGTGGCGAGAGGGCGGTCTGCCCTCCAACGTGCGTGCCGATGATGCGCGCCTGGGTGATGAAATGGAGCGTGCGCGATTGCGCAAGGTGTTCGGCCAGGGGCTGGACCGGGTCATCGGTCAGGTACTGCCGCTGGCGCGCAGCGCCGATGAGCAGCGCTGGCAGAGCGGACGCTGGTTCCTGCGTGACCAGCACTGCCGGCTGGTGCCGGGTGATTCTCCGCTGGGGTACCGCTTGCCACTGGCCGCCCAGCCCTGGGTGAGTGCGGCGGAATATCCGCATGTACATCCCACCGATCCCAATCAGCCGCTGGGCGACCTGCCGGATCGTGATTCGCTGGCCAATGCCAGTACCGGCCATGCGGTGGATGAGCACGAGCAGCAAGCCCCCAAGGTCGATGCCTCGGCCGACTGGCTGACCCGTACCGCCGTGTGCGCCGAGCCCCGCGATGGCCGGCTGTATGTGTTCATGCCACCGCTGTCGCGGCTGGAGGATTACCTTGAGCTGGTGGCGGTCATCGAGGCTACCGCTCAGGAGCTGCATTGCCCGGTGTTGCTCGAAGGCTACGAGCCGCCTGCCGATCCGCGCCTGGTGAATTTCAAGGTGACCCCGGACCCGGGCGTCATCGAGGTCAATGTCCAGCCTTCGGCCAGTTGGGACGAGCTGGTCGAGCGCACCGAGTTCCTTTATGAACAGGCCCGCCAAACGCGACTGATCAGCGAAAAATTCATGATCGACGGGCGCCACACCGGCACCGGCGGTGGCAACCACTTCGTGCTTGGCGGCGCCACGCCTGCCGACTCGCCGTTCCTGCGCAGGCCAGACCTGCTGCGCAGCCTGATCAGCTACTGGCACAACCACCCGTCACTGTCGTACCTGTTCTCCGGCCTGTTCATTGGCCCGACCTCCCAGGCGCCCCGCGTCGACGAGGCGCGCAACGATTCACTGTATGAGCTGGAAATCGCCTTCGCGCAGATGCCGGCACCGGGCGAGGCGTGTGCACCGTGGCTGATTGATCGGCTGCTGCGCAATTTGCTGATCGACGTGACCGGCAACACCCACCGCGCCGAGTTCTGTATCGACAAGCTCTACTCACCGGATGGCCCTGCCGGGCGCCTGGGCCTGCTGGAGTTGCGCGCCTTTGAAATGCCGCCCCATGCGCGCATGAGCCTGGTGCAGCAATTGTTGTTGCGGGCGCTGGTGGCGCGCTTCTGGCGTGAGCCCTATGCGCCAGAGCGCCTGACCCGCTGGGGTACGGAGCTGCACGACCGCTTCATGCTCGCGCATTTTATCGAGCAGGATTTTGCCGACGTACTGGTCGAGCTCAACGCTGCGGGCTTTGCGCTGCGTGCCGAGTGGTTTGCCGCGCACCTGGAGTTCCGCTTTCCCAAGGTGGGCGATTACACCGTCAACGGTATTGCGCTTGAACTGCGCCAGGCCCTTGAACCCTGGCATGTGCTGGGCGAGGAGGGCGCTGGCGGTGGCAATGTGCGTTATGTGGATTCGTCCCTGGAGCGCCTGCAGGTCAAGGTCAGTGGCATGAGTGCCGACCGCTATCGACTGACCTGCAACGGGGTCGCCGTGCCGCTGCAACCCACCGGGCGCGTTGGCGAGTATGTGGCGGCGGTGCGCTACCGCGCCTGGCAGCCCGCCAACTGCTTGCAGCCGACCATCCCGGTGCATGCGCCGCTGGTGTTCGACCTGCTCGATACCTGGATGGGGCGTTCACTCGGCGGCTGCCAGTACCATGTGGCGCATCCCGGCGGGCGCAACTATGACAGCTTTCCGGTCAATGCCAACGAAGCCCAGAGCCGGCGCCAGGCGCGGTTCTTCCGTCTGGGCCACAGCCCGGGCGCGTTGCCGGTGCCGGACGTGCGCATCGACGCCGAGCTGCCCTTTACCCTGGATCTGCGCCGCTACTGA
- a CDS encoding circularly permuted type 2 ATP-grasp protein: protein MPDLFDAYPLNPGTYHEMLDAQGTVRGHWQPLCDYLQRSGPAQLAQRQASLTRQLQENGVTYNIYADPKGADRPWELDLLPNLLPADEWQHLAEGVAQRARLLNAVLADIYGPQQLIGEGLLPAELVYGHNNFLWPCQGIRPPEGTFLHVYAVDLARAPDGRWWVTADRTQAPSGAGYALENRVIVSRALPELYRDLKVQHLAGFFRTLQQSLIRLAPSDSEAPLVVLLTPGRFNESYFEHLYLARQLGYPLVEGSDLTVRDATVYLKTLSGLRRVHAIMRRLDDDFCDPLELRTDSALGVPGLLDAVRQGRVLVANALGSGVLESPGLLGFLPAINQRLFGEDLRLPSVATWWCGEPSVMARALERLPQLLVKPAFPSQSFSPVFGRDLDAAQRQALATRIQARPYAYVAQELAQLSQAPVWQLEHGQLQSRAVGMRVYAVASQDGYRILPGGLTRVAAHADAEVVSMQRGGASKDTWVLGEAAPVGDQWRASRNLGVADLIRQDPYLPSRVVENLFWFGRYCERCDASARLLRIILTRYLDGDDPLALQAAVTLADELSLLPEEGTLPERLRAALADDDWAFSLRANLQRLQWAASQVRGKLSRENWQALVELQREARSLDDEAADFGERVDFLNRLVMSMAALSGFALDDMTRDEGWRFLMIGRRIERLQSLCSSLAAFLRGPAAFDQAGLEWLLELGNSSITYRSRYLAVAQLIPVLDLLLLDEQNPHAVLFQLKLLVRAYERLCEEFGSTRDPGLARLAEQLRHFDLRSLEESLFGSASVQAVLTGLADLLQSIARASGEISERLALRHFAHVDDVSQQTVSV, encoded by the coding sequence ATGCCTGATCTGTTTGATGCCTACCCGCTGAACCCGGGGACCTACCATGAAATGCTCGACGCCCAAGGCACGGTGCGCGGGCACTGGCAGCCGCTGTGCGATTACCTGCAGCGCAGCGGGCCGGCGCAACTGGCGCAGCGCCAGGCTTCCCTGACCCGGCAGCTGCAGGAAAACGGCGTCACCTACAACATCTATGCCGACCCCAAGGGTGCCGATCGCCCATGGGAGCTGGACCTGCTGCCCAACCTGCTACCGGCTGACGAGTGGCAGCACCTGGCCGAGGGCGTTGCCCAGCGTGCACGCCTGCTCAATGCGGTGCTGGCGGATATCTATGGCCCGCAGCAGTTGATCGGCGAGGGGCTGCTGCCGGCCGAACTGGTGTATGGGCACAATAATTTTCTCTGGCCGTGCCAGGGTATTCGCCCACCCGAAGGGACCTTCCTGCACGTGTATGCCGTGGACCTGGCGCGGGCGCCGGATGGCCGCTGGTGGGTCACCGCCGACCGTACCCAGGCGCCCTCGGGTGCCGGTTATGCACTGGAAAACCGCGTCATCGTTTCCCGTGCTTTGCCCGAGTTGTACCGCGACTTGAAGGTGCAGCATCTGGCCGGCTTCTTCCGCACCTTGCAGCAAAGCCTCATCCGCCTTGCACCCAGCGACAGCGAGGCGCCCCTGGTGGTCCTGCTGACGCCGGGGCGCTTTAACGAAAGCTACTTCGAGCACCTGTACCTGGCACGCCAGCTGGGCTATCCGCTGGTAGAAGGCAGCGACCTGACCGTGCGCGATGCCACGGTCTACCTCAAGACCCTCAGCGGCCTTCGCCGGGTTCACGCCATCATGCGGCGCCTGGACGATGACTTCTGCGATCCGCTGGAGCTGCGCACCGATTCAGCCCTGGGTGTGCCGGGGTTGCTCGACGCGGTGCGCCAGGGGCGGGTGCTGGTCGCCAATGCCCTGGGCAGCGGCGTGCTGGAGTCGCCTGGCTTGCTGGGCTTTTTACCGGCAATCAATCAACGCCTGTTTGGTGAAGACTTGCGCCTGCCGTCGGTTGCCACCTGGTGGTGTGGCGAGCCATCGGTCATGGCGCGAGCGCTGGAGCGGCTGCCGCAGTTGCTGGTCAAGCCGGCGTTTCCCTCCCAGAGCTTCAGCCCGGTGTTCGGACGGGACCTGGATGCCGCCCAGCGCCAGGCGCTGGCGACGCGGATTCAGGCACGGCCCTATGCGTATGTCGCTCAGGAGCTGGCGCAGCTGTCCCAGGCACCGGTGTGGCAGCTTGAACACGGTCAGTTGCAGTCGCGGGCCGTTGGCATGCGGGTGTATGCCGTGGCCTCGCAAGACGGTTACCGGATACTGCCCGGCGGCCTGACCCGGGTCGCGGCGCACGCCGATGCCGAGGTGGTGTCGATGCAGCGCGGTGGCGCCAGCAAAGACACCTGGGTATTGGGCGAGGCTGCGCCCGTTGGCGATCAGTGGCGGGCAAGCCGCAACCTGGGCGTGGCCGACCTGATCCGCCAGGACCCGTACCTGCCCTCGCGGGTGGTGGAAAACCTGTTCTGGTTCGGGCGCTACTGCGAGCGCTGCGATGCCAGTGCGCGGTTGCTGCGGATCATCCTCACTCGCTATCTGGACGGCGACGACCCACTGGCCCTGCAAGCAGCCGTTACCCTGGCGGACGAACTTTCGTTGTTGCCGGAAGAGGGGACGCTGCCTGAGCGCTTGCGTGCGGCACTGGCCGATGACGACTGGGCCTTCAGCCTGCGTGCCAATCTGCAGCGCCTGCAGTGGGCTGCATCCCAGGTCCGCGGCAAGCTCTCGCGGGAAAACTGGCAAGCCCTGGTGGAGCTGCAACGCGAGGCCCGAAGCCTTGACGATGAGGCGGCGGACTTTGGCGAACGGGTGGATTTTCTCAATCGCCTGGTGATGTCCATGGCGGCGCTGTCCGGCTTTGCCCTGGACGATATGACCCGGGACGAGGGCTGGCGCTTCCTGATGATCGGCCGGCGTATCGAACGCCTGCAATCGTTGTGCAGCAGCCTGGCGGCCTTTTTGCGGGGGCCGGCCGCGTTCGATCAGGCCGGGCTTGAGTGGTTGCTGGAGCTGGGCAACAGCAGCATCACCTACCGCTCGCGCTACCTGGCCGTGGCGCAGTTGATTCCGGTGCTCGATCTGCTGCTGCTCGATGAGCAGAACCCCCATGCCGTGTTGTTCCAGCTCAAGTTGCTGGTGCGTGCCTATGAACGCCTGTGCGAAGAGTTCGGCAGCACCCGCGATCCCGGCCTTGCACGGCTGGCTGAACAGCTCAGGCATTTCGATTTGCGCAGCCTGGAAGAATCACTGTTCGGCAGCGCGAGTGTGCAAGCGGTGCTGACCGGCCTTGCCGATCTGCTGCAGTCGATCGCCCGGGCCAGCGGTGAGATTTCAGAGCGTCTGGCCTTGCGTCATTTCGCCCATGTCGATGATGTCAGCCAGCAAACGGTATCAGTCTGA
- a CDS encoding transglutaminase family protein, translating to MSAHYQVIHDTHYHYDSPVSLAQQLAHLWPRPCAWQRCSAQVLQVSPEPSQRRDEWDVFGNPVTRLAFERPHEQLRVVARLQIEVMARAEPDFSRSPAWEQVREGLSYASQPLSAEHLEACRYRFESPYVRLKQRFVAFSESCFTPGQPLLLGVQALMEKIFTEFTFDAEATQVATPLVEVLERRRGVCQDFAHLMLACLRSRGLAARYVSGYLLTRPPPGQPRLVGADASHAWMSVFCPVQGWVDFDPTNNLRPALEHITLAWGRDFSDVSPLRGVILGGGSHDPEVQVTVMPLDLV from the coding sequence ATGAGCGCGCACTATCAGGTCATCCACGACACCCATTACCACTATGACAGTCCCGTGTCCCTGGCCCAGCAACTGGCGCACCTGTGGCCGCGCCCCTGTGCCTGGCAGCGCTGCAGCGCCCAGGTGCTGCAAGTCAGCCCCGAGCCCTCCCAGCGCCGCGATGAGTGGGATGTGTTCGGCAACCCGGTGACACGCCTGGCCTTCGAGCGTCCCCATGAGCAGCTTCGGGTGGTGGCGCGATTGCAGATCGAAGTGATGGCCCGTGCCGAGCCGGATTTCAGCCGTTCGCCTGCCTGGGAGCAGGTGCGCGAGGGGCTGTCGTATGCCAGCCAGCCGCTGTCGGCCGAACACCTGGAGGCCTGCCGCTATCGGTTCGAGTCGCCGTATGTGCGCTTGAAGCAGCGTTTTGTGGCGTTCAGCGAGTCGTGCTTTACGCCGGGGCAGCCGCTGCTGCTGGGTGTGCAGGCGTTGATGGAAAAGATCTTTACCGAGTTCACCTTCGATGCCGAGGCCACCCAGGTCGCCACGCCCTTGGTGGAGGTGCTGGAGCGTCGTCGGGGCGTGTGCCAGGACTTTGCCCACCTGATGCTGGCCTGCCTGCGATCGCGGGGCCTGGCGGCGCGCTACGTCAGTGGCTATTTGCTGACCCGGCCGCCACCGGGTCAGCCGCGCCTGGTCGGTGCCGATGCCTCCCACGCATGGATGTCAGTGTTCTGCCCGGTGCAAGGCTGGGTCGACTTCGATCCCACCAACAACCTGCGGCCCGCGCTGGAGCACATCACCCTGGCCTGGGGCCGGGACTTCTCCGATGTGTCGCCGTTGCGCGGGGTGATTCTGGGTGGGGGGAGCCATGACCCTGAGGTGCAGGTCACCGTCATGCCGCTGGACCTCGTGTAG
- a CDS encoding TIGR00730 family Rossman fold protein has product MPVRSVCVFCGASTGVNPAYREAAIALGQAIAGRGLTLVYGGGAVGLMGIVADAAMAAGGEVIGIIPQALKNAEIGHTGLTRLEVVDGMHARKARMAELSDAFVALPGGLGTLEELFEVWTWGQLGYHAKPLGLLDVNGFYTKLGSFLDHVVEEGFVRPQHRAMLKLAVTPDELLDAMEDFEAPVLPKWVDKKPD; this is encoded by the coding sequence ATGCCTGTACGTTCCGTTTGTGTGTTCTGTGGCGCCAGCACTGGCGTCAACCCGGCTTATCGCGAGGCGGCCATTGCCCTTGGCCAGGCCATTGCCGGGCGCGGCCTGACACTGGTGTATGGCGGCGGCGCGGTCGGCCTGATGGGAATCGTTGCGGACGCGGCCATGGCCGCTGGCGGTGAAGTGATCGGGATCATCCCCCAGGCCCTGAAAAACGCCGAGATCGGCCACACTGGCCTGACCCGCCTGGAAGTGGTCGACGGCATGCACGCACGCAAGGCGCGCATGGCCGAACTGAGCGATGCCTTTGTGGCCCTGCCGGGTGGCCTGGGCACGCTGGAAGAGTTGTTTGAAGTCTGGACCTGGGGGCAACTGGGCTACCACGCCAAGCCGCTGGGCCTGCTGGACGTCAACGGCTTCTATACAAAGCTGGGCAGCTTTCTCGACCATGTGGTGGAAGAAGGCTTCGTTCGCCCGCAACACCGCGCCATGCTCAAGCTGGCCGTAACCCCTGATGAGTTGCTCGACGCCATGGAAGATTTCGAGGCGCCGGTACTGCCCAAGTGGGTCGATAAAAAACCCGATTGA
- the azu gene encoding azurin, with the protein MFAKVVAVSLLTLASAQVFAAECKVTVDSTDQMSFNTKAIEIDKSCKTFTVELTHSGNLPKNVMGHNLVISKEADMQPIATDGLSAGIDKDYLKAGDERVIAHTKVIGAKESDSVTFDVSKLKADEKYGFFCSFPGHISMMKGTVTLK; encoded by the coding sequence ATGTTTGCCAAAGTTGTTGCAGTATCCTTGCTGACCCTCGCCAGCGCTCAGGTATTCGCCGCGGAGTGCAAGGTCACGGTCGACTCTACCGACCAGATGTCCTTCAACACCAAGGCCATCGAAATCGACAAGAGCTGCAAGACCTTTACCGTTGAACTGACTCACTCCGGTAACTTGCCGAAGAACGTCATGGGCCACAACCTGGTGATCAGCAAAGAAGCTGACATGCAGCCGATTGCCACCGACGGTCTGAGCGCAGGCATCGACAAGGATTACCTGAAGGCCGGTGACGAGCGCGTTATCGCCCACACCAAGGTGATCGGCGCCAAGGAATCCGACTCGGTGACCTTTGACGTTTCCAAGCTGAAGGCTGACGAGAAGTACGGCTTCTTCTGCTCGTTCCCAGGCCACATCTCGATGATGAAAGGCACTGTGACGCTGAAGTAA
- the nadE gene encoding ammonia-dependent NAD(+) synthetase, translating into MQAVQREIAQALKVQPPFADRAALDADVARRVAFIKQCLNNARLKTLVLGISGGVDSLTAALMAQRAINELRSETGNPDYRFIAVRLPYQVQQDEHDAQACLDVIKADEVHTVDIAPAVRALAAEVKALENGSPTMVDFVVGNTKARMRMVAQYTIAGARQGLVIGTDHAAEAVMGFFTKFGDGSCDLAPLSGLVKNQVRAIARSFGAPESLVEKVPTADLEDLAPGKPDEASHGVTYAQIDAFLHGEPVSEEAFQIIKGTYEKTQHKREMPFAP; encoded by the coding sequence ATGCAAGCCGTCCAGCGAGAGATTGCGCAAGCGCTCAAGGTCCAGCCGCCCTTCGCCGACCGCGCCGCGCTCGATGCCGACGTGGCCCGTCGCGTGGCGTTCATCAAGCAGTGCTTGAACAACGCCCGACTCAAGACCCTGGTGCTGGGCATCAGTGGTGGCGTCGATTCGCTGACTGCGGCGCTGATGGCGCAACGGGCAATCAACGAGCTGCGCAGCGAAACCGGCAATCCGGACTATCGCTTCATCGCCGTGCGCCTGCCCTACCAGGTCCAGCAGGACGAACATGACGCCCAGGCCTGCCTGGACGTCATCAAGGCCGACGAAGTACATACCGTGGACATCGCCCCGGCCGTGCGCGCCCTGGCGGCCGAGGTCAAGGCACTGGAGAACGGCTCGCCGACGATGGTCGATTTCGTGGTCGGCAACACCAAGGCGCGCATGCGCATGGTCGCCCAGTACACCATTGCCGGCGCCCGTCAGGGCCTGGTGATCGGCACCGACCACGCCGCTGAAGCGGTGATGGGCTTCTTTACCAAGTTCGGTGATGGCTCCTGCGACCTGGCGCCCTTGAGCGGGCTGGTGAAAAACCAGGTACGGGCGATCGCACGCAGCTTTGGCGCGCCAGAATCACTGGTGGAAAAAGTGCCGACGGCGGACCTGGAAGACCTGGCCCCGGGCAAGCCGGACGAAGCGTCCCATGGCGTGACCTACGCCCAGATCGACGCCTTCCTGCACGGTGAGCCGGTGAGCGAGGAAGCGTTCCAGATCATCAAGGGGACGTACGAGAAAACCCAGCACAAGCGCGAGATGCCGTTCGCGCCGTAA